The Brassica oleracea var. oleracea cultivar TO1000 chromosome C6, BOL, whole genome shotgun sequence genome includes a region encoding these proteins:
- the LOC106297672 gene encoding glutathione S-transferase T3-like, with protein MDSNSYNPTSKFVDLLTSQQQSVFGFGEDSVELSSSHVPYFGTQVQEASNFTEESPAARRERRTWTPIDDLVLISAWLNTSKDHVVGNEQRCGTFWKRIAAYFAASPKVAGSEHREPSNCKQRWQKINDTVNKFCGAFEAARSAKRRKCDDGANSSTSRATETTNGEDDQGDTRPPGVKAAKGQRKKKDLAEGKKKDLAEGKAVYEFETMWIMKKEDLTMKEKLSKMKLLESLIAKPEPLADYEEALKKRLVTDLLS; from the exons ATGGATTCTAATTCTTATAACCCCACGTCTAAGTTTGTTGATCTGCTTACTAGTCAACAACAATCTGTGTTCGGTTTTGGTGAAGATAGTGTTGAACTATCTTCATCTCACGTCCCTTATTTTGGAACTCAAGTCCAAGAAGCTTCAAACTTTACTGAAGAGAGTCCTGCGGCGCGTAGAGAGAGGAGGACGTGGACGCCAATCGATGATCTTGTACTCATCAGCGCGTGGTTGAACACAAGTAAGGATCATGTCGTTGGCAATGAGCAAAGGTGTGGCACTTTCTGGAAGCGGATTGCGGCCTACTTTGCCGCATCTCCTAAGGTAGCAGGCTCTGAACACAGAGAGCCTAGTAACTGTAAACAACGCTGGCAGAAGATCAACGACACTGTCAACAAGTTTTGTGGCGCATTTGAAGCTGCAA GAAGCGCTAAACGGAGGAAGTGTGATGATGGTGCAAATTCATCAACCTCTCGCGCAACAGAAACGACCAATGGTGAAGATGATCAAGGAGACACTCGACCACCGGGTGTTAAGGCAGCAAAGGGCCAGCGTAAGAAGAAGGATTTGGCAGAGGGGAAGAAGAAAGATTTGGCAGAGGGGAAGGCGGTGTATGAGTTTGAAACTATGTGGATCATGAAGAAGGAGGACTTGACAATGAAAGAGAAGCTATCAAAGATGAAGTTGCTTGAGAGTCTAATCGCAAAACCAGAACCTTTAGCGGACTATGAAGAAGCTCTGAAGAAGAGGCTTGTCACTGACCTGTTATCTTAA
- the LOC106297671 gene encoding uncharacterized protein LOC106297671 produces MVRASLSPKSRLFTFLSVSLHSLSHGCFFYLLLISSSLKQPQSTAILLCQTVYLFLPDAHREIAPERRRLVVKSTVGEVSFREPETSRDNEEIKSLKLKLLSVVSGLNRGFVASVDDLQRAETQRLFFASSTNFVYALHLSSFQNGRECAKGLPVEICSIDLEAGDFITAFDYLAEKESLLIGTSRGLLIVHEARKIEAQLDEQMHLYHRLVSTKSDGEESDLEAGIDLLLRQLQQVNAQMQAWVSSGGSEMVSHTLTRHQEIVQDLTQVMFHLILTSFL; encoded by the exons ATGGTAAGAGCATCATTATCGCCC AAGAGCCGTCTCTTCACCTTCCTCTCCGTCTCTCTCCACTCCCTCTCCCATGGCTGCTTCTTCTACCTTCTCCTCATCAGCTCTTCTCTCAAACAACCGCAGTCCACCGCCATTCTGCTCTGTCAGACCGTCTATCTCTTCCTCCCCGATGCTCATCGTGAAATCGCACCTGAGAGGAGAAGACTCGTCGTGAAATCAACCGTCGGCGAAGTCTCCTTTCGCGAACCGGAGACATCTAGAGACAACGAGGAAATCAAATCGCTGAAACTCAAGTTACTG AGTGTGGTCTCGGGGTTGAACAGAGGATTCGTGGCGAGTGTAGATGATCTACAAAGAGCTGAGACTCAACGCTTGTTCTTCGCATCATCTACTAATTTCGTTTACGCCCTTCACCTCTCTTCCTTCCAA AATGGGAGAGAATGTGCGAAGGGTTTGCCTGTGGAGATCTGCAGTATTGATTTGGAGGCAGGAGATTTCATCACCGCCTTTGATTATCTTGCGGAGAAGGAGTCTCTCTTAATTGGGACTTCTCGTGGGCTTCTGATTGTGCATGAG GCTAGAAAGATTGAAGCTCAACTTGACGAGCAGATGCATTTGTACCACAGACTTGTTTCCACAAAGTCTGACGGTGAAGAGAGTGATCTTGAAGCTGGGATTGACTTATTACTAAGGCAACTTCAACAAGTTAATGCTCAGATGCAAGCATGGGTTTCTTCTGGTGGCTCAGAGATGGTCTCTCATACCTTAACTCGGCATCAGGAGATCGTTCAAGACCTCACACAGGTAATGTTCCATTTAATACTTACTTCGTTTTTGTAG